Proteins from one Bradyrhizobium amphicarpaeae genomic window:
- a CDS encoding efflux RND transporter periplasmic adaptor subunit yields the protein MLEPRLKIKLATPVSGVLKEVLVDRGDIVRKEQIVAQLESAVDQALLDLAKAKAESDATVKAREARLVFLTKKRERTTSLMAKGAASAAALDEIESDFGVASQDLREAQANLRVAQLEVQRAEEVLKLRSVRSPIDGVVAERNLLGGEYAYDQAPIMTIAQINPLNVEVFVPIALYGTIKAGMEATVTGEEPVGGRYVAKVEVIDPLIDARSGTFGIRLLLPNPDNKLPAGLRCKVQFPNGS from the coding sequence ATTCTTGAGCCCCGCCTCAAGATCAAGCTGGCGACCCCGGTCTCCGGCGTGCTGAAGGAGGTCCTGGTCGATCGCGGCGATATCGTCCGCAAAGAACAGATCGTCGCCCAACTCGAATCCGCGGTCGATCAGGCGCTGCTCGATCTTGCCAAGGCCAAGGCAGAGAGCGATGCGACCGTGAAGGCGCGGGAGGCGCGTCTGGTCTTCCTCACCAAGAAGCGTGAACGAACGACGAGCCTGATGGCCAAGGGCGCGGCCTCGGCCGCGGCCCTCGACGAGATCGAATCCGATTTCGGCGTGGCGAGTCAGGATCTGCGCGAGGCGCAGGCCAACCTCCGCGTCGCACAGCTCGAAGTCCAGCGGGCGGAAGAGGTCCTGAAGTTACGCTCGGTCAGAAGCCCGATCGACGGCGTGGTGGCCGAGCGCAATCTTCTCGGCGGCGAATACGCCTACGACCAGGCGCCGATCATGACCATCGCCCAGATCAATCCGCTCAATGTCGAGGTCTTCGTCCCGATTGCGCTGTACGGGACCATCAAGGCCGGCATGGAAGCGACAGTGACAGGCGAGGAGCCGGTGGGAGGGCGCTACGTCGCGAAGGTCGAAGTGATCGATCCTCTCATCGATGCCAGAAGCGGCACCTTCGGAATCCGTCTTCTCCTCCCCAATCCCGACAACAAGCTCCCGGCCGGACTTCGCTGTAAGGTGCAGTTTCCCAATGGATCTTGA
- a CDS encoding Hsp20 family protein: MRTTFDFAPLWRSTIGFDHLADLVDSTLRQAGEDNYPPYNIERSGEDQYRITLAVAGFGVNDISVTAEQNALTIEGRKPDSATREYLYQGIAARPFRRVFNLADYVQVKQAAFQDGLLVIDLLREIPEAMKPRRIQIAGATSPQIEQKKAA, translated from the coding sequence ATGAGGACCACCTTTGACTTCGCGCCGCTGTGGCGCTCCACCATCGGCTTCGACCATCTGGCCGACCTCGTCGACAGCACGCTGCGCCAGGCTGGCGAAGACAATTATCCGCCCTACAACATCGAGCGCTCCGGCGAAGACCAATACCGGATCACGCTGGCCGTGGCGGGCTTCGGCGTCAACGACATCAGCGTGACTGCCGAACAGAACGCACTCACCATCGAGGGCCGGAAGCCCGACAGCGCCACCCGCGAATATCTCTATCAGGGGATCGCCGCGCGTCCGTTCCGCCGCGTGTTCAATCTCGCCGACTACGTCCAGGTCAAGCAGGCCGCTTTCCAGGACGGTCTCCTGGTCATCGATCTCCTGCGCGAGATTCCGGAGGCCATGAAGCCGCGTCGGATCCAGATCGCGGGGGCTACGTCACCGCAGATCGAGCAGAAGAAGGCGGCCTAG